In the genome of Apostichopus japonicus isolate 1M-3 chromosome 15, ASM3797524v1, whole genome shotgun sequence, one region contains:
- the LOC139980963 gene encoding uncharacterized protein isoform X1, with product MATTKTSVHTTIPRFTVQYGYNVRHMDVLDTGRLAVAGISSMKENSFIDLFMFNINPDSQEKPLLLTSDPYFSEEFNDFGWRSVCLLDDRLFLTCCKDTISLYDSSSNGGLVNRGKFNGEAYCMTTRDGLVYVGLYASNEVIVLYSRELRKKKTITLKGLGGADCPWDITVSNNKLFICTVFSKRAVMYNSEGEIEQEYTNKQYRDAYSITVSEEKGLIFILWEGGGSRQVVVYSLSGGHSSISGGHSSISGGHSSISGGPILASFKVPAYSWRIRINNNINRLFLVTWKTGEVYEYHTGDFFTFDSLLMHSESLIEKDDCQKLLDYLKVPAEESEDIIKSDAPFSSLVHHLRKAGKVSVYDISHLMTACSDKGLSKLVAVLTVYQQAKDSKLTKKVLKDQLKESKDKREELSDKLTESEYEKQQHTGRLKTTEEDRQQLKDTLKATEEERQQLTGRLKTTEAERQQLKDTLKTTEEERQQLNGRLKTTEEERQKLTGRLKTTEEERNQLTGRLKTTEEERNQLTGRLKTTEEERQQLRDTLKATEEERQQLKDTLKATEEERQQLNGRLKTTEEERQQLNGRLKATEEERQQLTGRLKTTKEERQQLKYTLKVTEEERQHLNGSLKTTEEERQQLKDTLKVTEEEKQLLTGRLKTTEEERNQLTGRLKTTEEERQQLRDTLKATEEERQQLKDTLKATEEERQQLNGRLKTTEEERQLLNGRLKTTEEERQQLTGRLKTTEEERQQLKDTLKTLKDEKDELLQQQKEELEEAKSSLRATKDELVKSQLEYAKESMALQEVLKQTREALNQQQLASSASVTEEETQLEEGETIDLSQQSTLAADYGRLMVNVADDLTLDSNLKLATLFGLPPAETDMLRRVSLIETPGITLIKFMQTRNIINMYDVTNLQKGLVYIQLNRTNENLLAPYQSKVDPFQFEENQAPELLAWPVDESTPSQGSDEREEYHDHSKETLMERTEKEELPKQRKDSQILEMRQHHSYIEHRIKYEGGTISIMGVHLTIPEDALSSDHVIAIKVIYDPDIHLPGSACRGRMTPLIKLEPEGLALNKPAQLTIPHSAIIPEPDRHGIMIFTGLKDEENLQEGEITWTEEKSIDWKLHPEKISLDINILSYVFVNLVSQETEQKHIFRIVPFIDGILDAKDDVLITVCFCKDSDEEYKLLLEDHQSKLSLGNYTTFQVTRTLNDGSDCASYIDLMMSSPGDSYHLTKEESTMHVDIDHLCAASRVSHQFRLNRNKDGDTDMVDVKLKVSQHEKNQTALILQSKVKNILLSPESQEILFRELHPDLHKYEKLRGDIAKLLDKQHCAKLGVFFELKPAENDTIQEAAESGKMLMKILDERELIMPERMIGMYEGLKAIHFNKVARLVLEYIGTSQEKNRKENEGEKDDKKMVKFPEKQEILSKMEPKLSVNFKILIEEGYKRLDVQRALKLSHGKLDLGRRLLLLAKEEHERLPLFPGSNLYKEQYFDQHGGEMVIAGVILRVPAGALRTGRIVSLWVSTDPAIKGPISNKSLRLTPFVKFGPESLTLHKPVTLMIPHCAITTTNQMGIDVYSGVLQTDKSVKWSLERKHLSCSMNSEHFAVEAEKPCLIGLHVPFIPKSLKRVCVLPIVNRVSESGDQLTIHLWFHNDNSLEHKSLINEEIYQQKGSIIHDPVFVQLNSMTSTLHVSTNSSTSQCNPSRVDVAMEILWLNNRHKVEFHLQNKEIKDTVNLELEARYGLLRRNSLFQLSIQLQIENLRHSEQLTSPFQHVLPESIIKSFHQLKQNLSEHLDVDQSTLLANIFQLSEEGITDIMEHKTPGTLLLEKLTINSLISPTSITKLENALTEQGNEKCAKLVREFRSKNHVVEATLCQE from the exons ATGGCCACCACGAAAACCTC AGTACATACAACGATACCAAGATTCACTGTACAATATGGTTACAATGTGCGGCACATGGACGTGCTCGATACTGGCCGTTTGGCAGTCGCTGGAATTAGCAGCATGAAAGAGAACTCATTTATCGATCTGTTTATGTTTAACATTAATCCTGATTCTCAGGAAAAACCGTTATTATTGACGTCAGATCCCTACTTTTCTGAGGAATTTAACGACTTTGGATGGCGGTCTGTTTGTTTACTGGATGATCGTCTGTTTTTAACGTGTTGTAAGGATACGATATCATTGTACGATAGTAGTAGTAATGGCGGTCTGGTCAATCGAGGGAAGTTTAACGGTGAAGCCTACTGTATGACAACCAGAGATGGGTTAGTCTATGTCGGTTTATATGCATCCAATGAGGTGATTGTCTTATATTCGAGAGAATtgagaaaaaagaagacaatcaccttaaAAGGATTAGGAGGAGCAGACTGTCCCTGGGATATAACAGTTAGtaataataaactgtttatctgTACAGTCTTTAGTAAGAGAGCTGTAATGTATAATAGTGAGGGAGAAATAGAACAGgaatatacaaacaaacagtacAGAGATGCATATAGTATAACAGTCAGTGAAGAGAaaggattaatatttatattatgggAGGGTGGTGGGAGTAGACAAGTTGTTGTTTACTCTCTATCTGGGGGTCATTCTTCCATCTCTGGGGGTCATTCTTCCATCTCTGGGGGTCATTCTTCCATCTCTGGGGGTCCTATCTTGGCTTCTTTTAAAGTTCCTGCTTATTCCTGGAGAATCaggatcaataataacataaacagattgtttttggttacCTGGAAAACTGGAGAAGTCTATGAATATCACACA GGTGACTTCTTTACATTTGATAGCCTCCTGATGCACTCAGAGTCATTGATTGAGAAAGATGACTGTCAGAAGCTTCTTGACTACCTAAAGGTTCCAGCTGAGGAGTCAGAGGACATTATTAAGAGTGATGCGCCCTTTTCTTCTCTTGTCCACCATCTCAGAAAGGCAGGGAAGGTCTCTGTTTATGACATCAGCCATTTAATGACAGCATGCTCTGACAAAGGACTGAGTAAATTGGTGGCAGTATTGACTGTCTACCAACAAGCTAAAG aTTCAAAGTTGACTAAGAAAGTACTAAAGGATCAACTAAAGGAATCTAAAGACAAAAGGGAAGAACTCTCTGACAAACTAACTGAATCAGAATATGAAAAACAACAGCACACTGGAAGActtaagacaacagaggaggacagacaacaattgaaagatacattgaaggcaacagaggaagaaagacaacagctgactggaagactaaagacaacagaggcggaaagacaacaattgaaagatacattgaagacaacagaggaagaaagacaacagctgaatggaagactaaagacaacagaggaggaaagacaaaagctcactggaagactaaagacaacagaggaggaaagaaaccaactgactggaagactaaagacaacagaggaggaaagaaatcaactgactggaagactaaagacaacagaggaggaaagacaacaattgagAGACACATTAaaggcaacagaggaggaaagacaacaattgaaagatacactgaaggcaacagaggaagaaagacaacagctgaatggaagactaaagacaacagaggaggagagacaacagctgaatggAAGACTAaaggcaacagaggaggaaagacaacagctgactggaagacttaAGACAACgaaggaggaaagacaacaattgaaatATACATTGAAGgtaacagaggaagaaagacaacatcTAAATGGCAGTCTAAAGACAACAGaagaggaaagacaacaattgaaagatacattgaaggtaACAGAGGAGGAAAAACAACTGCtcactggaagactaaagacaacagaggaggaaagaaatcaactgactggaagactaaagacaacagaggaggaaagacaacaattgagAGACACATTAaaggcaacagaggaggaaagacaacaattgaaagatacattgaaggcaacagaggaagaaagacaacagctgaatggaagactaaagacaacagaggaggagaGACAACTGCTGaatggaagactaaagacaacagaggaggaaagacaacagctgactggaagacttaagacaacagaggaggaaagacaacaattgaaagatacattgaagacaCTGAAGGATGAGAAGGACGAATTACTTCAGCAGCAGAAAGAG GAGCTGGAAGAGGCTAAATCTAGTCTGAGAGCTACAAAAGATGAACTTGTGAAGTCACAACTGGAATATGCCAAAGAATCCATGGCCTTACAAGAGGTCCTGAAGCAGACTAGGGAAGCCTTGAATCAGCAACAATTG GCTTCATCCGCTTCTGTTACGGAGGAAGAAACCCAACTTGAAGAAGGTGAAACTATAGACCTATCACAGCAATCAACTTTGGCAG CTGATTACGGCAGATTAATGGTCAATGTTGCTGATGATCTAACTCTAGACAGCAATCTGAAATTAGCAACTCTGTTTGGTTTACCACCGGCAGAAACTGATATGCTACGCAGGGTTTCTCTGATAGAGACACCAGGAATCACTCTGATTAAATTCATGCAGACACGAAACATCATCAATATGTACGATGTCACTAACCTACAAAAGGGTTTGGTTTATATTCAGCTAAACCGAACAAATGAAAACCTTTTAGCTCCATATCAGTCTAAAGTTGACCCCTTTCAGTTTGAAGAAAACCAAGCACCAGAACTGCTAGCCTGGCCTG TTGATGAATCAACTCCATCACAAGGTTCTGATGAAAGAGAGGAATATCATGACCATAGTAAGGAGACTTTGATGGAGAGAACCGAGAAAGAGGAACTaccaaagcaaagaaaagattCACAAATACTTGAAATGAGGCAACATCATTCATACATTGAACACAGGATAAAGTATGAAGGTGGAACTATTAGCATCATGGGGGTACATCTGACTATTCCTGAAGACGCTTTATCTTCTGATCATGTTATTGCCATTAAAGTGATCTATGATCCTGACATACACCTCCCTGGAAGTGCTTGTAGGGGCAGAATGACACCTCTGATAAAACTAGAGCCAGAAGGACTTGCTCTCAACAAGCCAGCCCAGCTGACTATTCCTCACTCAGCTATTATCCCTGAGCCAGATCGACATGGTATTATGATCTTCACTGGtctgaaagatgaagaaaatttacAAGAAG GTGAAATAACTTGGACCGAAGAGAAATCTATTGATTGGAAGCTGCACCCAGAGAAGATCAGCCTTGATATTAACATCCTGAGCTACGTCTTTGTTAATTTAGTCAGCCAAGAAACAGAACAGAAGCATATATTCCGTATTGTTCCATTTATTGATGGGATACTTGATGCCAAAGATGATGTCTtaataactgtttgtttctgtaaGGACAGTGATGAAGAGTACAAG TTGCTGTTAGAGGACCACCAGTCCAAACTGAGCCTGGGAAACTATACAACATTTCAAGTTACCCGGACATTGAATGACGGCAGCGATTGTGCTTCTTACATCGATCTGATGATGTCATCGCCCGGTGATAGCTACCATCTGACGAAGGAAGAATCAACAATG CATGTAGACATTGATCACCTCTGTGCTGCCAGTAGAGTCTCTCATCAGTTCAGACTTAACAGAAACAAAGATGGAGACACTGACATGGTTGATGTGAAGTTAAAAGTATCACAACATGAAAAGAACCAGACAGCCCTTATCCTCCAATCAAAG GTGAAAAACATTCTCTTATCTCCAGAAAGCCAGGAAATTCTTTTCAGAGAGCTGCATCCAG ACTtacacaaatatgaaaagttgAGAGGAGACATTGCAAAGCTTCTAGATAAACAACATTGTGCAAAGCTAGGTGTGTTCTTTGAGCTCAAGCCAGCAGAAAATGACACAATTCAGGAAGCAGCAGAATCTGGAAAGATGctgatgaaaatattggatGAAAGAGAGCTCATCATGCCAGAGAGAATGATTGGAATGTATGAAGGATTGAAAGCTATTCACTTTAATAAGGTTGCAAGACTGGTGCTGGAGTACATTGGTACATCACAGGAGAAGAATAGAAAGGAAAACGAAGGAGAGAAAGATGATAAGAAAATG GTAAAATTTCCAGAGAAACAGGAAATCCTTTCAAAAATGGAACCAAAGTTGTCAGTAAATTTCAAGATTTTGATAGAGGAGGGATACAAGAGACTGGATGTCCAAAGAGCCTTGAAATTGTCTCATGGAAAACTGGACTTGGGAAGACGGCTGTTGCTGCTTGCTAAGGAAGAACATG AGAGACTTCCTTTGTTCCCTGGGTCCAATCTTTATAAAGAACAATACTTTGATCAGCATGGTGGAGAGATGGTTATCGCAGGTGTCATTTTGCGTGTACCAGCTGGTGCACTACGCACTGGAAGGATTGTTAGTCTGTGGGTTTCCACTGACCCTGCCATTAAAGGACCTATCTCAAACAAGAGTCTAAGGTTGACCCCCTTTGTGAAATTTGGTCCAGAAAGCCTAACCTTACACAAGCCTGTCACCTTGATGATTCCACACtgtgctattactacaactaaCCAGATGGGTATCGATGTGTACTCTGGTGTATTACAAACAG ATAAATCTGTCAAATGGAGCTTAGAAAGGAAACACCTCAGCTGCTCAATGAATAGTGAACACTTTGCAGTTGAAGCTGAGAAACCCTGTCTCATTGGTCTTCACGTCCCTTTCATACCCAAGAGTTTGAAGCGTGTCTGTGTCTTACCGATTGTAAACAGAGTTTCTGAATCTGGGgatcaattgacaattcatctTTGGTTTCATAATGATAACTCACTGGAACATAAA AGCCTTATCAATGAAGAAATCTATCAGCAGAAGGGATCCATAATTCATGATCCTGTGTTTGTTCAACTCAATTCTATGACTTCAACTTTACATGTTAGCACTAACTCCAGTACCTCACAGTGTAACCCAAGTAGAGTG GATGTTGCCATGGAAATCTTATGGTTAAACAACAGACACAAAGTAGAATTCCATCTTCAGAATAAAGAGATCAAAGATACTGTCAATCTGGAATTAGAAGCAAGATATGGGCTGTTAAGGAGGAATTCTTTGTTCCAGCTTAGTATTCAGTTGCAG ATTGAAAATTTACGACACAGTGAACAACTCACATCTCCATTCCAGCACGTCCTACCTGAAT CCATCATCAAATCTTTTCATCAGCTAAAGCAGAATTTATCAGAACATCTTGATGTAGACCAATCCACCCTGCTGgcaaatattttccaactttcTGAGGAaggaattactgatatcatggAGCACAAAACACCAGGAACTCTGTTGTTAGAGAAGCTGACCATAAATTCACTGATATCTCCCACAAGCAtcacaaaattggaaaatgccctaacagaacaaggaaatgaaaaatgtgcGAAACTTGTCAGAGAATTCAGAAGTAAAAATCATGTAGTTGAAGCTACACTGTGCCAAGAATGA